In Oncorhynchus gorbuscha isolate QuinsamMale2020 ecotype Even-year linkage group LG03, OgorEven_v1.0, whole genome shotgun sequence, the DNA window CTTCTCCGCCTGGGGTACCAGTGGGTCTCAAGGCCAGCAGACTCAGAGTTCAGCCTATGGGGGCAGCTACAGCTACCCTCCCAGCTCCCTGGGGGGCACACTAGTCCCTGATGGCCAAACAGGGTTCCACAGTGACACTCTGAGCAAGGCACCAGGTATGAACAGCCTTGAACAAGGGATGCTGGGGCTGAAGATGGGTGGGGATGTGTCTGGCAGTGGCTCAGGTGTGAAGAGCGTGAGTTCTGTGATCGGCGGCAGTGGTGCTGTAGCTCAGGCTGTTGCTACAGGCAACGGTGGAACACCAATTGGCATGCCCCCTCCTAAGCCCACGTCCTGGGCCGCTATCGCCAGCAAACCAGCCAGGCCACAGCTGCTGAAGGTCAAGGCCAAGCCAGGCATGCCCATGGGGGGAGCTCTGCCACCACCGCCCATCAAACACAACATGGACATTGGGACATGGGATAACAAGGGGCCTATAAGCAAAGTGGCCCCTCCGCtgcccccccacctccaccatcaGCAGCTCCACTCTCATAGCCATGCCCACCTTCCCCAtggtctcccccctccccctcagcAGTCCATTCAATCTGCCCAGTCCCTTGTGCAGCAGATGACCATGGGCCCGCCCCCTCCACAGTCATACCAGAACCACAACTTAGGCCCGTCCACTCAGACCCGCTGGGTTGCCCCGCGCAACCGTAATCCAGGCTACGGAGGGGGCAGCATGGACAGCAGCGGTTCCTCTAGTGGCGGGGGTGTCGGGAATGGAGGGGGTGTTCCTCCAGGTTCTGGCTCAGGTCTAGAGAACCACCCTGTTCTGGAGAAGCTGCGGGCTGCCCACAGCTACAACCCTAAGGAGTTTGACTGGAACCTGAAGAACGGCCGCGTGTTTATCATCAAGAGCTACTCTGAGGACGACATCCACCGCTCCATAAAGTACTCCATCTGGTGCAGCACAGAGCACGGCAACAAGCGTCTGGACTCAGCCTTTCGTGCCATCAGTGCCAAAGGCCCTGTCTATCTGCTGTTCAGCGTTAATGGCAGTGGGCACTTCTGTGGTGTGGCAGAGATGCTCTCGCCCGTGGATTATGGCACCAGTGCTGGCGTCTGGGCGCAGGACAAGTGGAAAGGCAAGTTTGACGTAGACTGGCTGTTTGTGAAGGACGTGCCCAATAGCCAGCTGAGGCACATCAGGCTGGAGAACAATGACAACAAGCCGGTGACCAACTCCAGGGACACTCAGGAGGTCCCTCTGGAGAAGGCCAAGCAAGTGCTGAAGATCATTGTGGGCTTCAAACACACCACCTCCATCTTTGATGACTTCTCCCACTATGAGAAAagacaagaggaagaggaggttgtCAGAAAGGTAATCAATTATTAGTATGCTGTTGATTGCAAAGATCCTGAACTGATCATTAATTAAGGATGGGTTTCGTCAATGTTTGTAATGATCCAAAAACCATAACAAACATCTCCTTTACATAGGGATGCAAATCTGagtttttatttcttattttgtcCCATCACAGTGAAAGGTCTACTGTTTTGTATTTGTTTGCTGCCATTTTATTGCGTTTTGTGCAGTAGGTGTAACCATAACGAAATTCCTCTTTTCTTTCAACAGACCTATGAGCCAATTCCAATACAGCGAGGGTCCCGACTTGATCAGGTAAAGAAACTTTTCTAAAATGTCAGTTCTATTTGGCTTCTGCCCATCGACATTCTACATATGTCTCTAAGGGAATAATATACCATGGTTGTGGGGTAGAAGATTATTAGTTTATTAGCAGTTTTCTAATGGTAACCATTTTGTTTTTTTCTTCCcctccccaaccaaggaacaCCAAAACCGAAGTAAACCACAATAGAAGACTACTCCTTACAGCTTGATCAATGGTTGTACTTGGATGGACATATTGAAATTTAGGTCATAAAAAAACAAGAGGACATAAAGAAATTTGTAACTTATATTTCTTTTTCTATTTAATTTTGATGACTTTGGCCCACATCAAACTTTGAGCCACCATGCTCCTGGTCTGGTTCCCAGTCTCCAGGTTGTGTGCACCAATCAAATTGCTTCATCATTTTTAGTGTTCTATATTCTGTATTTTAACCCTGGTCTCCTATTTGTTATACACGCACATCCTTAATTATGATTAACAAATATCTGCACGTCTTTAAAAAAACATGCTGCTGATATTCAGTGACTGTTCAACTTGTGGTGTGAGTGTTGGAGAAACTTTAAGTGCTTGTATTGCTTGTTCTGATTTAGGAAGAGTGAATGTGACAACAGAATCTTGACAAATGTTTGATAACTACATGGAACAGTTTTATTTTGCATAGTGAAAAGTGTTCTGTTTTGCCCTTGTCCATCTGAGAGTGGTTTGTGGATGGTAGAGGATTGTCTATCCAAAAAGCTTCTGCAAATGATTGATATTATGGATAAAGTGAAAGTTGTTTTTAAATtttatgtaaaaaaatgtatcacttgACAAACTATGTGGAAGAGATGTTTTCACAATTTTTTTCAGAGTGGAGCCTTAGCATTTCTTTCTGACAACAGTGTCAATTGAATTATATTTGCTCTACTGTACCTCAAGTGTGTTAGCAAAAAGATTCAAAGGAAAGATGTCTAGAACATCCGCTCTCAAAGGAGGTCCCTCGCTTTGTTTTTGATGAGGTGGAAATGCAAACATACTCGGTTCAGGTTCTTAGCCAGACAATACGATTGTCTTTTCCCTTATTTTAAATCATGTCTTTCCTTTATCATATCTGTTACATTTCTCTGTTCCCTGTTATTCCAACAATGGGGGTCCCTGTTTTAAGTCACTTTGGGGACAAAATGTAGCATGTATTGCTTTTTAATTCAAGATTGGCCTGTCATTTTGTTTCTGCGCCTTGTCATTTCCATACGGAATTAAAATGTGGATATTTTTCTTGCTATAACCCTTCCACTTCATCCTCAGAAATGTTAAGCTTTAATGTACTGGCAAAGCTAATTGAGAACGCCTGAAATGTGTATCCTTATAATTAATGTTACTGATTTAATGTAAAGTGTATGAAAACCCAGAGAATGGTCTTCCTGGTATTTGTGTGATTTCTttaatttgggggggggggggcttgctgtactgtgtatgtctgtgtgaaaGACTGAGAGGGAGTGTGATTATTGAGGGAGTCAGATTTGTATAATGGTATAGGAAGTGATTCATGATAATATATGAACATTTATGAAAATAAATGTGGAAAACAAATGTTTAAGTCACCCCTGAATTAAATATGCATTGTATCAAAGGTCACTATCTATCACATTCTTAGATTTGATCATGGTCATTATTAAAGGTATACTATCTGTAAGTGTTTTTGGTTTGTTCCGTTGTGAGTGAAAGGTATCACGTCTGCATCTAAGTATGTTTCCCTTTGTATCCCTGTTTCTCTTTGGGGGGAAACTCATTCTTGTTATTCTTTTAGATAGAGAGTGGTGCCTAAAGTATACTGGATGTTGACATACggttgaagtcaaaagtttacataccttagtcaaatacatttaaacttagtttttcacagttcctgacatttaatcctagtaaaaattcactgtcttaagttaggatcaccactttattttaagaatgtgaaatgtcagaataatagtagaatgatttatttcagcttttatttctttcatcacatcccagtgggtcagaagtttacatacactcaattagtatttggtagcgttgcttttaaattgttaaacttgggtgaaacgtttcgggtagcctaccacaagcttcccacaataagttgggtgaattttggcccattcctcctgaacgagctggtgtaactgattcaggtttgtaggcctctttgtccgcacatgctttttcagttctgcttacaaatgttctataggattgaggtaagggctctgtgatggccactccaatatcttgactttgttgttaagccattttgccactttggaagtatgcttggggtcattgtccatttggaaaacccatttgcgaccaagcttgaacttcctgactgatgtcttgagatgttgcttcaatatatcgacATGATTtccccccctcatgatgccatctattttgtgaagtgcaccagtccctcctgcagcaaagcacccccacaacattttttttcttaggtctaggttgcagttgtaaatgagaacttgttctcaactagcctacctggttaaataaaggtgaaattaaataaataaaaggttgatttattttgcttttcacatgatgtcatgcaaagaggcactgagtttgaaggtaggccttgaaatacatccacaggtacacctccaattgactcaaattatgtaaattagcctatcaaaagcttctaaagccatgacatcattttttaaaatttaactagctgttaaaggcacagtcaacatagtatatgtaaacttctgacccactggaattgtgatacagtgaattataagtgaaatgatctgtaaacaattgttggaaaaatgacttgtgtcatccacattgtagatgtcctaatcgacttgccaaaactatagtttgttaacaagaaatttgtggggtggttgaaaaacgatttttaatgactccaacctaagtatatgtaaacttccgacttaaactgtatcACACCTGGGTCAAAAATATGTCTCTGCTGAAACGAATTGGCATAGTCCAAACCCCAAAACGCCTTTATTATTTAACAAACAGAACTGTACATAATTCACAGCACATCAAACCAAAGCTATCTGTTTACTTAAAATAGGAAGGTCAAATCTGTCTTGATTTTACCTTACCTTTACTTATTTGTCCAGTGTTTCATCCCACGAGCTCATAGTTGCAGTAGGCTATGTTTCTCACCACTGTAGACTAACTACGTTGATATTTGTTATTGCCTAAAAATACAATTACTTCAATGATTTGGATCGACGTTAAGGTGATTCCTCTCTTGGCATTCACCGCGTGCCTTAATTGTATTGTTATTAAATCAAGGTCTGCCGTGAACACGAAAAGCGGTAATCCCAAATTTCCCTATAAATGTACCTAGATTACAGACGAATTGATTCCTTGGAATAAGGCCAATAAACACGAGCAAATCCGTTTCCATATCACCATTACCTCATTACCATTTCTTCAGGAATGTAAAGTTGAATCGGATCACAAAGGCATATCTACACAACTACGTCGATAGAGCATTTGTCGCACGCTGTTAAAATGTATTTGCTGTAGGTATAGCCTAGAATCCTATCTCATATGGATCCACAGTGTCAGAAAAAAACACTAATCAATGTCCATACACATTGGTCCAGTTTCAACAGGGTGCCACTATCATTCCAGAAGCATCAATTCGAAAGCCTACGAAATGTCCGTATTTGGCTACAGAATAGCCTACATTTAACAGGCTAGGCCTAAAACAATGGTCCAGGCATCAGGCGTCCGCATCATCAGCACCGCTCCAGCCGTAATAACGCATAAAGCGAGAAAGGACACCGGTTGAAATACATTTGCCCTATGTCGTAACCTTGATTTTTAGAAACAGTTGTCCACTTGTTTGGTTTTCACCATCTCTGAACCCAATCTAGCAGGATTTGCTTGTCTTCTTCCCATCCAAGACGTCCGTTTATTGAATGCAGTGCTCGAGGATTCGATCGAGGAAGCTTGACGTCATGGACAGGACAGGGTCAAACTTCCCCCACCATAAACCGACCGAAATCTTTTTGAAATTAGCAAATGAGCATGACATTTTGCAGAACGGGGCATTTATTGCACAATAAATCAGCCGCCCCACTAAACCTGCACAATATTTCACACTGCACAGCAGCAGCACACACAGCAGACAAACATCATTCAGCTTCATCACAGCAAATGTGAATTGCCTAATCATGATGACCTATTCATATTTGAGAATAGGACATACCTTGGATATTTCTGCAGTAAAGTAATCTGCAAAAATCAATTTTAACCAACGTACTGTTCACTTCCAGTGTTTCCATAATACATCATTTCTGATTTGCAGTTACGATTTTAGCATGTTATTTTTAGTGGGGGGAAAAATATTGTAGATGCATGCcaacaaagccactacacaacacaactaaACAATACAGTAATTGCATTATAACGGTGACAATCAGTGCCCACAACTGTTACGGCCTACATAAAGTTGTCCCAACAGGAGAGCTTACTCTTCAGctccatggagtgaatccttaccactgctacacttgGCTATCGGTGGAGTCtggtctggcagcaaaacagttaattcagtttaatttactgcctttttaaaaaacatatctgatatggCAGACTTGCTGACGCAAATGTGGCTTCTAGTGACAAttaagatgtacaaactatgggaTAAGAgacaatccgtaatttcgattaagacaatgATCGAGCTCAGtcggacatagtcaatataactatttggtcagtacttttgaaatgtacagcgacagaattcagaacatggacaGTTCTTACAGTATTATacctgtacaccaagtcaaaatcgtatgataaataaagggggcatataagcagacaatgaaatctTACAAAATtagatgattacatttctcttaaACAGGCTATATGAGGGTGAAAGGAGCCAAATTATTAGCGTGAGGCAcatagtgtatgttgtgtagtaagctgttagtagccctaGTATTACTttcatagctacagtatacatatcttcctgacatattacataatttatacagcagcatacaatacatttttggactgaccttgttgtgctgtgctcacttgaacaggaaggtggtgctgCGGTCCTTCTTgtggcaaattttgtcatcaaactgtgtcatcaaagtctggcattctctggatttatagtGCTTTCACGACAACTGGGTCCTCGGAAAAAAACTAATTACCAAGTTGGATGacagttcaaaacgtattttcccagttggAGCTCGTTTTTTTCAGaggtcccagttgtcttgaacacactgaagtctgagatttcccagttccgagtttccagttgttttgaactcagCAAGATTTATGCTGGACTGACTActatggccaatgtattcaaccttttctggcccatggtgttgcatgtgaatgtttatccttttaaacttggaaaatAGATCCCTAAAcacagacttggaccacacactgactccactGAACAGCAGGCTCATGATTGCTTTGAAACGCTTGCAGATAGcaactgattccttccaaaccacttatTGTTGGATTTGCTGTAGTAGGATGTCCCTTGGGGGTATAGGTACCTATGTAGGACATGCGAGGGTTAggttaataaacaggctggagctAGAACCTCGTTGTCGTGCGTCCTTATTTTAGATCATActacatggtgtcagaagtggttTTAAAACTCACATAAAACGTGAAGGACGTACCAAGTAAATCATACATTCAGGCTGTTTCAAAGCAGGGAGGGCTGTTAGAGTTGCGTAAATtcaaatctggtatcaggataaatataacattgagtcaccgattgtatactatgtattttttatcagctaagtaataaatggcaaatgcaactttcgtatatacgggctcactgtaataccaagcagggcagaacagagaactgacaagatgtatgtaaacagtgtacttatactgtgatagacatagtcccaacccgtctgttggcctatcacaatagaggctgggcgtggtttaaacttgcCCAGCCTATCGCAGGCGCTCAGGCGGGTCCCCGCCTCTTGGCGCTTCTTGGAGTCCTCCCTTCGTCGATGTATAGATTCCTACTGTTCTGGTATCACCCCCTAGTTATAACAGTTACTCAGTTCCTGCTATTGTGTtgttcagtatttttccatctcagttaaacctcgtcatgaccacccctccctatcacaactttgtaagatacagcaagtcacaccatgtgctcaatattgttacatacaaacacaaggacaaagcatctgctgggctgttatctacagttttgcaacatgcaggtcacaccatgttactcagttcttgtcacacacaaacaggcaagtaGCAAGCACTTGTTTAATCTCATAATGATGCTCCAGTGCACAAAGGCAGACACCTCACACAACCAACATCAgataatatttaatcatatatatatatgatatatatatatggtaaggACTATAATGTAAAATACAGAATCCCACAGGGCACAGTGTTGGAGATAAAACAGCGCATATCATTATTTTGCTAGCTAACGAGCAAGGACTAAATTACTGCTAAGCAACATGTTGCAAGAAGAAGCTGGCGGTATTGCAGGATTTGCGACTCCAAGTTCAACGTGCTCTGGCGCTAACACGGACAGGCCAGTGGCGAGTGCTAACGGATTTCGCATAAGTCCCCCGGATAATTTTGTTTGTATGGACATTCAAAACTGGCCGAAATGGATCAGGCGCTTTGAAAGGTACAGGGTAGCATCAGGCTTAAACGTGAAAAAGGAGGCATTCCAAGTTAATACACTGATCTACTCTATATGTGATGAAGCCGAGGATATATTAAATGCTTCAACGTTGACCGAGGAAGGGAAAATTAACTGCAGTGGCGTTAAAGACTGTTTTGAAACGCATTTTGTAGGTAGAAACAACATTATTTTTGAGAGAGCTAGGTTTAATATGCGCAAACAGGAGCAGGGTGAAACCACCGGCAGTTTTATCACAGCTGTTCACAAACTAGCAGAACATTGTCAGTTTGGCGCGCTCAGGGAAGAGCTGATCCGAGACTTGATTGTAGTTGGAATAAGAAATATATATCTTTCTGAAAAGTTACAGTTGGATTCCTAGCTTACCTTGTCCAAAGCTGTAAACCAGGTTAAGCAGATCGAGACAGTAAAAAGACAGCAGACGATACAGCTCCTTGCAGAACGAAGAGAGTGAGGAAATACATGCATTTTCATACAGAGCTAACAAAAAACCGAGGGGAACACAGAACAGAGACGGACATGGAGAAAACAATCACAGACAGCAACAGGAGCTAGTTAAAGTGTTTGTCGCAAATGTGGGAAATCCCCTTTCCACAGATGGAAAGATTGCCCAGCAAAGGATGCGTAATGCAGGAAATGTCACAGCAGAGGACACTTTTCAGCTGTCTGTCGATTAAAGCAAATGCATGAGGTCTCAGAGGAGGTACAGCAGGACAGCATCTTTATGAGAGAAGTAAAGGAAAACATTGCTGGCTGGCATTCAGACATTAAACTCATTGGGGAGGTTGTGTCATTTAAACTAGACACTGGGGCAGCAGTGACAGCTATCCCAACTGGGCTGTATAGCTATAGCAGAGATGGCCCTTTGCTCTCTACAAACGAAAAACTGTACGGGCCCAGTAATAAGATTTTACCAGTGGTAGGGCAGTTGGTGATTAAACTGGAGAGTAAAGACAAAAGTGCCATCCAGCCTGTCTTCGTCATTGAcccaaaactgttcgctgctctggccccccaatggtggaacaaactccctcacgactccaggacagcggagtcaatcaccaccttccggagacacctgaaaccccacctctttaaggaatacctaggataggataaagtaatccttctcacccccccccctttaagatttagatgcactattgtaaagtgactgttccactggatgtcataaggtgaatgcaccaatttgtaagtcgctctggataagagcgtctgctaaatgacttaaatgtaatgtaaaaatgaCCCTCTAGCCAGACAGTTGCTGGGGCTGCCAGCAATTGAAGCATTGCAACTCATTGAGAGAGTGAGCGAACTGGAGGACCCAGGTGAGGTTTTCAAAAAGAAATTCCCAAAAGTGTTTTCTGGTCTAGGAAGGATTGTTGACTACAAAATCCGCCTGAAAGAGGATGCTGTCCCCTATGCCCTTACCACCCCCCGCCGGGTGCCTTTCCCTTTATTGGCCAGAGTAAAGGAAGAGTTGGGGAGGATGGAAGAAATTGGGGCGGTGTCTAAAATAGAGAGTCCCACACACTGGTTTGCAGGGAtggtggtggtcccaaaagccAATGGGGAAATAAGGATCTGTGTTGACATGACGAAATTGAATGAGGCactctgcagagagagacacatcttaCCATCAGTGGAGCAGTCACTGGCTCAGTTGGATGGCAGCTGGAATAGAGCCATCACAGATATGCCCAGACCCCACAATGTGGCTGAAGTCAGGACCTTCTTAGGCATGGCCACATATGTGGGTAAGTTCCTTCCACAGTTCTCAGATACAACCAAACCTCTGAGAGACATACTAGCCAAAGAGAATGACTTGTCATGGGGTCACATGCAACAGGTAGCGTTTGACAAAATCAAAGGAGATCTGGCCTCACAGAGAGTGCTGGCCCAGTACCGTCCCCACGCCAAGACAAAAGTATCAGCAAATGCATCATCCTTTGGGCTAGGGGTGGTCCTCACTCAGATGCAGGACAACATGGAGTGGCGTCCAATAGCATACATCTCCCGAAGCTTATCCGGCACAGAGCAAAGATATGCTCAAGTGGAGAAGGAGGTGTTGGCTATCACATGGGCATGTGAAAGGCTCAGCCAATACCTTATTGGCCTGCAGTTTACAGCAGAGACTGACCACAAACCACTGTTGGCTCTGTTAGTGACAAAAGCACTGGACGACTTGCCTCCCAGAGTTCTGTGCTTCCGCCTCAGATTACTGAGGTTCACCTACAAGATGGTGTATGTGCCAGGGAAGGCACTGATCACAGCAGATGCATTCTCCAGGGCCCCAATTAAACGTCCATTATCAGAGGAGGAGCAATGTCTAGAGGGTGAGGTACAGGTGTCCATTAATGCAATAAGGGACAGTCTACCTGCATCTCAGACCAAACTGCAGCAGATTGCAGAGGAGC includes these proteins:
- the LOC124032121 gene encoding YTH domain-containing family protein 1-like isoform X2, whose translation is MSATSIDPQTSKGQDAKVQNGSLHQKETVHDNDFEPYLSGQSNQNNSYQSMTDPYLSSYYAPSIGFPYPLSEAPWSTGGDPPIPYLTPYAPLSNGDHHFMHDTVFGQPGGLGSSIYPHRFNFFPENPAFSAWGTSGSQGQQTQSSAYGGSYSYPPSSLGGTLVPDGQTGFHSDTLSKAPGMNSLEQGMLGLKMGGDVSGSGSGVKSVSSVIGGSGAVAQAVATGNGGTPIGMPPPKPTSWAAIASKPARPQLLKVKAKPGMPMGGALPPPPIKHNMDIGTWDNKGPISKVAPPLPPHLHHQQLHSHSHAHLPHGLPPPPQQSIQSAQSLVQQMTMGPPPPQSYQNHNLGPSTQTRWVAPRNRNPGYGGGSMDSSGSSSGGGVGNGGGVPPGSGSGLENHPVLEKLRAAHSYNPKEFDWNLKNGRVFIIKSYSEDDIHRSIKYSIWCSTEHGNKRLDSAFRAISAKGPVYLLFSVNGSGHFCGVAEMLSPVDYGTSAGVWAQDKWKGKFDVDWLFVKDVPNSQLRHIRLENNDNKPVTNSRDTQEVPLEKAKQVLKIIVGFKHTTSIFDDFSHYEKRQEEEEVVRKTYEPIPIQRGSRLDQEHQNRSKPQ
- the LOC124032121 gene encoding YTH domain-containing family protein 1-like isoform X1 — encoded protein: MSATSIDPQTSKGQDAKVFPVSVQNGSLHQKETVHDNDFEPYLSGQSNQNNSYQSMTDPYLSSYYAPSIGFPYPLSEAPWSTGGDPPIPYLTPYAPLSNGDHHFMHDTVFGQPGGLGSSIYPHRFNFFPENPAFSAWGTSGSQGQQTQSSAYGGSYSYPPSSLGGTLVPDGQTGFHSDTLSKAPGMNSLEQGMLGLKMGGDVSGSGSGVKSVSSVIGGSGAVAQAVATGNGGTPIGMPPPKPTSWAAIASKPARPQLLKVKAKPGMPMGGALPPPPIKHNMDIGTWDNKGPISKVAPPLPPHLHHQQLHSHSHAHLPHGLPPPPQQSIQSAQSLVQQMTMGPPPPQSYQNHNLGPSTQTRWVAPRNRNPGYGGGSMDSSGSSSGGGVGNGGGVPPGSGSGLENHPVLEKLRAAHSYNPKEFDWNLKNGRVFIIKSYSEDDIHRSIKYSIWCSTEHGNKRLDSAFRAISAKGPVYLLFSVNGSGHFCGVAEMLSPVDYGTSAGVWAQDKWKGKFDVDWLFVKDVPNSQLRHIRLENNDNKPVTNSRDTQEVPLEKAKQVLKIIVGFKHTTSIFDDFSHYEKRQEEEEVVRKTYEPIPIQRGSRLDQEHQNRSKPQ
- the LOC124032121 gene encoding YTH domain-containing family protein 1-like isoform X3 produces the protein MTDPYLSSYYAPSIGFPYPLSEAPWSTGGDPPIPYLTPYAPLSNGDHHFMHDTVFGQPGGLGSSIYPHRFNFFPENPAFSAWGTSGSQGQQTQSSAYGGSYSYPPSSLGGTLVPDGQTGFHSDTLSKAPGMNSLEQGMLGLKMGGDVSGSGSGVKSVSSVIGGSGAVAQAVATGNGGTPIGMPPPKPTSWAAIASKPARPQLLKVKAKPGMPMGGALPPPPIKHNMDIGTWDNKGPISKVAPPLPPHLHHQQLHSHSHAHLPHGLPPPPQQSIQSAQSLVQQMTMGPPPPQSYQNHNLGPSTQTRWVAPRNRNPGYGGGSMDSSGSSSGGGVGNGGGVPPGSGSGLENHPVLEKLRAAHSYNPKEFDWNLKNGRVFIIKSYSEDDIHRSIKYSIWCSTEHGNKRLDSAFRAISAKGPVYLLFSVNGSGHFCGVAEMLSPVDYGTSAGVWAQDKWKGKFDVDWLFVKDVPNSQLRHIRLENNDNKPVTNSRDTQEVPLEKAKQVLKIIVGFKHTTSIFDDFSHYEKRQEEEEVVRKTYEPIPIQRGSRLDQEHQNRSKPQ